In Pseudomonas sp. R76, one genomic interval encodes:
- the trmJ gene encoding tRNA (cytosine(32)/uridine(32)-2'-O)-methyltransferase TrmJ translates to MLQNIRVVLVNTSHPGNIGGVARAMKNMGLTRLVLVEPRLFPHHEADARASGANDILEKAQVVATLEDALVGCNLVLGTSARDRRIPWPLLDPRECGTKVVEEAAGGAEIALVFGREDSGLTNEELQRCHYHVHIPSDPEFSSLNLGAAVQVLSYEVRMAWLAAEGQPSKVEKDEVASTKSGELATMDELERFYEHLEQTLVAIEFLDPEKPRHLMARLRRLYGRSSVSRAEMNILRGILTETQKAARGELLKRKD, encoded by the coding sequence TTGCTGCAAAACATTCGTGTCGTCTTGGTCAATACCAGTCATCCCGGCAACATCGGCGGGGTGGCGCGAGCCATGAAAAACATGGGGCTGACGCGCCTGGTGCTGGTCGAACCGCGCTTGTTCCCGCACCACGAGGCCGATGCCCGTGCATCCGGCGCCAATGACATCCTGGAAAAAGCCCAGGTCGTCGCCACTCTGGAAGACGCCTTGGTCGGTTGCAATCTGGTGCTCGGCACCAGCGCCCGTGACCGTCGCATCCCATGGCCACTGCTGGATCCGCGCGAGTGCGGCACCAAGGTGGTGGAAGAGGCCGCCGGCGGTGCTGAAATTGCCTTGGTATTTGGCCGTGAAGACTCCGGCCTGACCAATGAAGAGCTGCAGCGATGTCATTACCACGTGCACATTCCATCAGACCCTGAGTTCAGCTCGCTGAACCTGGGGGCGGCGGTGCAGGTGTTGAGTTATGAAGTGCGCATGGCCTGGCTGGCCGCTGAAGGTCAGCCGAGCAAGGTTGAAAAGGATGAAGTTGCCTCGACCAAAAGTGGCGAGTTGGCCACCATGGACGAGCTCGAGCGATTCTATGAACACCTGGAGCAAACCCTGGTGGCCATTGAATTCCTCGATCCGGAAAAACCACGGCACTTGATGGCGCGCCTGCGTCGCCTGTACGGGCGCAGCTCGGTGAGTCGAGCGGAAATGAATATATTGCGTGGCATCCTCACGGAAACCCAAAAAGCGGCCCGTGGCGAGCTTCTTAAGCGGAAGGATTAA
- the suhB gene encoding type III secretion system regulator SuhB: MQPMLNIALRAARSASELIFRSIERLDTIKVDEKDAKDYVSEVDRAAEQKIIDALRKAYPTHGILGEETGLHKGSGEGEDYLWIIDPLDGTTNFLRGIPHFAVSIACKYRGRLEHAVVLDPVRQEEFTASRGRGAQLNGRRLRVSGRTSLDGALLGTGFPFRDDQMDNLENYLGMFRALVGQTAGIRRAGAASLDLAYVAAGRFDAFWESGLSEWDMAAGALLIQEAGGLVSDFTGGHDFLEKGHVVAGNTKCFKAVLTAIQPHLPASLKR, encoded by the coding sequence ATGCAGCCCATGCTGAATATCGCGCTGCGCGCCGCCCGCAGCGCCAGTGAATTGATCTTCCGCTCCATCGAGCGCCTGGATACCATCAAGGTCGACGAAAAAGACGCCAAGGATTATGTATCCGAGGTGGATCGCGCCGCCGAACAGAAAATCATCGACGCTCTGCGCAAGGCCTACCCTACCCACGGCATCCTCGGTGAAGAAACCGGTTTGCACAAAGGCAGCGGCGAAGGCGAAGACTACCTGTGGATCATCGACCCACTGGACGGCACCACCAACTTCCTGCGCGGCATCCCACACTTCGCTGTGAGCATTGCCTGCAAATACCGTGGCCGTCTGGAACACGCTGTTGTGCTGGACCCGGTTCGCCAGGAAGAATTCACCGCCAGCCGTGGCCGTGGCGCCCAGCTGAACGGTCGTCGCCTGCGCGTAAGCGGCCGCACCAGCCTCGACGGCGCCCTGCTGGGCACTGGCTTCCCGTTCCGTGACGACCAGATGGACAACCTGGAAAACTACCTGGGCATGTTCCGCGCCCTGGTTGGCCAGACCGCCGGCATCCGTCGCGCTGGCGCGGCAAGCCTGGATCTGGCTTACGTAGCTGCCGGTCGTTTCGATGCGTTCTGGGAGTCGGGCCTGTCCGAGTGGGACATGGCTGCAGGCGCCCTGCTGATCCAGGAAGCGGGCGGCCTGGTGAGCGACTTCACCGGTGGTCACGACTTCCTTGAGAAAGGCCACGTAGTTGCCGGCAACACCAAATGCTTCAAGGCAGTACTGACGGCGATCCAGCCGCACCTGCCGGCTTCGCTGAAGCGTTAA